Proteins co-encoded in one Theileria equi strain WA chromosome 3, complete sequence genomic window:
- a CDS encoding hypothetical protein (encoded by transcript BEWA_010650A) has translation MTGFDNTNPTIYQRPDATTSSVGGIDKLSTYNKCYSALSYGQSFLKEDGSKDVDRTIVELLSPTISHDSFDKNEIFDIVRSIKDPEYSYSLEDLKVIERDNIVINDETSTIAIYFTPTVPHCSQATLIGLMIYVKLVQSLPLHFKIDVQITKGTHDNEDAINKQLLDKERISAALENPLLFDLINDGMVVCLSYLHNIKHFMNKNSGIYNEMSHEYLISPNW, from the exons ATGACAGGGTTTGATAATACGAATCCTACAATATATCAACGACCGGATGCTACTACATCGTCTGTTGGTGGAATTGATAAGTTATCTACGTATAATAAATGTTATTCTGCTTTAAGTTATGGCCaatcatttttaaaggaaGATGGGTCTAAAGACGTAGATAGGACAATTGTAGAACTTCTTTCTCCTACTATATCACACGATTCGtttgacaaaaat GAAATTTTTGATATTGTAAGAAGTATAAAGGATCCAGAATATTCATATTCCCTTGAGGATCTAAAGGTTATAGAAAGGGACAATATTGTTATCAATGATGAAACGTCAACTATCGCAATATATTTCACGCCAACTGTACCACATTGCTCTCAA GCAACTTTGATAGGATTAATGATTTATGTCAAACTTGTCCAAAGCCTGCCGTTGCATTTCAAAATAGATGTACAAATAACAAAAG GAACGCACGACAACGAAGATGCGATTAACAAGCAGTTATTGGATAAGGAACGCATCTCTGCTGCATTAGAGAATCCTCTACTATTCGACCTAATAAATGATGGTATGGTTGTTTGTCTCTCCTACCTGCACAatattaaacattttatgAACAAAAATTCAGGAATCTATAACGAAATGTCACATGAATATCTAATAAGTCCGAACTGGTAA
- a CDS encoding hypothetical protein (encoded by transcript BEWA_010660A) → MSDSTWREAIDIEHFDFQKITRKNKNFPESVLLDENKNFNSADDAGDPMEALTTADSRISDHVEASNPTNRCVSDDTVGSVVNDFEINTPCSYNLDENSLAYTFQDGTSKKPNSGFGLFLGAIFNKIDPKLAFFMLIFVITNSAQPLLICLLRQHGGTPNGTYTFLIPTYVAMICVGIYPTKKSIFEENWRYPIMLSTLDIIHQVIEKAGLIYCGPSIYSIASSTNTMFLAMFAKLILNKEITRTTWLSISLISGSLAVTGIGHFEQITYFHISGFFLVVMAALVNALNSTIGEDLLKREEIEGPNLVCMMGIVSFSAFFVWSCLWTIPQRRKLFPTEGELNPFDIMKVLNILGVLFISNFGRSSVYYYIMKNSGSVSCGVLKAIRIIIVVIGGHVMFSCTDKTQTITMAKVLASVICSTGVIIYSLEKSGWRAAKVSDQ, encoded by the coding sequence ATGTCTGATAGTACCTGGAGAGAAGCTATTGATATCGAACATTTTGACTTTCAAAAAATCACTAGGAAGAATAAGAattttccagaatctgTATTGTTGGATGAAAATAAGAATTTCAATTCCGCTGATGATGCAGGAGATCCTATGGAAGCACTAACCACAGCAGATTCTAGAATTTCTGATCACGTAGAAGCGTCAAATCCTACTAATCGCTGTGTTTCTGATGATACTGTCGGTTCTGTAGTAAATGATTTTGAAATTAATACACCATGTAGTTATAACTTGGACGAAAATTCACTGGCTTATACATTCCAAGATGGAACTTCAAAAAAACCAAATTCTGGATTTGGCTTATTTTTAGGCGCAATATTTAATAAAATAGACCCAAAGTTAGCTTTCTTCATGTtaatttttgttattaCGAATTCGGCTCAACCATTACTGATCTGTTTACTTAGACAGCATGGTGGAACTCCGAACGGAACATATACGTTTCTCATTCCAACGTACGTAGCAATGATATGTGTGGGCATATATCCAACAAAAAAATCAATATTCGAAGAAAATTGGAGATATCCGATAATGCTCTCCACGTTGGATATAATACATCAGGTGATCGAGAAGGCTGGACTAATATACTGTGGACCATCAATATATTCAATTGCATCTAGCACTAATACAATGTTCCTTGCTATGTTTGCTAAACTTATTTTGAACAAGGAGATTACAAGAACAACATGGCTCTCAATCAGTCTCATATCAGGATCTTTGGCTGTTACTGGTATTGGGCATTTCGAACAAATAACATATTTCCACATTTCTGGCTTTTTCCTTGTCGTTATGGCGGCTCTTGTGAATGCTCTGAATTCAACTATAGGAGAAGATCTACTGAAACGGGAAGAAATAGAAGGTCCCAACTTAGTTTGTATGATGGGAATAGTCTCGTTTTCCGCGTTCTTTGTATGGTCATGTTTGTGGACCATTCCTCAAAGGCGCAAACTTTTCCCTACAGAAGGCGAGTTGAATCCATTTGATATCATGAAAGTTCTGAACATACTTGGAGTCCTATTCATTTCAAATTTTGGTAGATCATCTGTCTATTATTATATCATGAAGAATTCTGGTTCTGTAAGTTGTGGTGTACTGAAGGCAATACGTATTATTATCGTTGTTATCGGTGGACATGTCATGTTTTCGTGTACTGATAAGACCCAGACAATCACTATGGCTAAAGTTCTTGCCTCTGTTATATGCTCAACCGGTGTAATTATATATTCCTTGGAGAAGTCTGGCTGGAGAGCTGCGAAGGTCTCCGATCAGTGA